One window of Syngnathus acus chromosome 16, fSynAcu1.2, whole genome shotgun sequence genomic DNA carries:
- the hdac9b gene encoding histone deacetylase 9-B isoform X3 encodes MLQTIYEGESSFSTTDGRVGAQPLLYQSRMHNVNSSVEIKSDVPLVVEPISPLDLRTDLRMLGPGSDPGLWERQLQQELLLIQKQQQIQKQLLISEFQKQHEKLTRQHQAQLQEHLKLQQELHTMKQQQELAEKERRLEQQQQLQQQNQQHQQSQQQNQQEKEQERHRRELHISSMNLRAKERARESAVASTEVKQKLQEFLLSKSAKDPTGNGGNHSFIHHPKLWYRSSHHISLDQSSPPLGGMSPTCHYTLPSPVDGKDDFPLRKTASEPNLKVRSRLKQKVAERRSSPMLKSKDGNLVTPYKKRALELMDSTPTKSAPGSGPSSPIGASSALGAENGPSSLPTTTKTERWPSQPRLFRPESSVSVLSLYTSPSLPNISFGLPTASSPISAAVGLKDRTIESKHGLPGHLLGPVPLQNGLESKVSPSHQALLQHLLQKEQMRQQKMLSTGPGPLSTHPLSPLAMKDCSSSTRPKPPKHRPLSRTQSAPLPQNTLAQLVIQQQHQHFLEKQKQYQQQIHINKLLSKSIEQLRQPSAHLQESKEELLHGEQPERMQEDRLPPGGVIRKHTLSSSGSSGGGSSVELPDPHYGVIKVKEEPLDSEDESLEAERSSYLHQVKGRLVIRAMI; translated from the exons ATGCTGCAGACGATTTACGAGGGCGAGTCAAGTTTCTCCACAACAGACGGCCGCGTTGGAGCCCAGCCGCTCCTTTACCAGAGCAGGATGCACAACGTGAACAGTTCAg TGGAGATTAAGTCCGACGTCCCACTGGTTGTGGAACCCATATCGCCGTTAGACCTGCGCACAGACCTGAGGATGCTGGGGCCAGGTTCGGACCCGGGATTGTGGGAGCGGCAGTTGCAGCAGGAGCTCCTTCTCAtccaaaagcagcagcagatcCAAAAGCAGCTGCTCATCAGCGAGTTCCAGAAACAGCATGAGAAGTTAACCCGTCAGCACCAGGCTCAGCTCCAGGAGCACCTCAAG CTTCAACAGGAGCTCCACACCATGAAACAGCAGCAGGAACTTGCAGAGAAGGAGCGCCGTCtggagcagcaacagcagctgcagcagcaaaACCAGCAGCACCAACAGAGCCAGCAGCAGAACCAGCAGGAGAAAGAGCAGGAGAGGCATCGGCGAGAGCTGCACATCTCCAGCATGAATCTAAGGGCCAAAGAGCGAGCCAGAGAGA GTGCAGTGGCCAGTACAGAGGTGAAGCAGAAACTCCAAGAGTTTCTGTTGAGCAAATCAGCAAAGGACCCCACCGGTAATGGTggcaatcattcattcatccaccACCCCAAGCTCTGGTACAG GTCCTCTCATCATATCTCTCTGGACCAAAGCTCTCCACCACTGGGCGGCATGTCCCCGACCTGCCATTACACTCTGCCATCACCCGTTGACGGCAAGGACGACTTCCCCTTGAGGAAGACAG ccTCCGAGCCCAACCTGAAGGTACGGTCCAGACTGAAACAGAAAGTAGCTGAGAGGCGGAGCAGCCCCATGCTCAAGAGTAAAGATGGCAACCTCGTCACACCGTATAAGAAGAGGGCACTCGAGCTCATGG ACTCCACACCCACAAAAAGTGCCCCTGGCTCCGGCCCCAGCTCCCCCATCGGGGCCTCCAGTGCCTTGGGGGCAGAAAATGGACCCTCCTCTTTGCCTACTACCACAAAAACTGAG CGATGGCCTTCGCAGCCAAGATTATTCCGACCAGAGAGCTCCGTGTCCGTCTTGAGTTTATACACATCCCCGTCCTTACCGAATATTTCTTTTGGGCTTCCAACTGCGTCTTCACCTATCAGC gcgGCTGTTGGCCTAAAAGACAGAACAATAGAGAGCAAGCATGGACTGCCAGGACATCTTCTAGGTCCTGTGCCTCTTCAGAACGGTCTGGAATCCAAAGTGAGCCCCAGTCACCAGGCTCTGCTCCAGCACCTTCTCCAGAAGGAGCAGATGAGGCAGCAGAAGATGCTTTCCACTG GTCCAGGCCCCTTGTCAACCCACCCTCTGTCCCCTCTGGCCATGAAGGATTGCTCATCCAGCACTCGGCCAAAACCACCCAAACATCGGCCCTTGAGCAGGACCCAGTCAGCGCCACTCCCTCAGAACACACTGGCACAACTTGTCATCCAGCAGCAACACCAACACTTCCTGGAAAAGCAGAAACAATACCAGCAGCAAATCCATATAAATAAG CTGCTGTCCAAGTCCATTGAGCAGTTACGTCAACCCAGCGCGCACCTGCAGGAGTCCAAGGAGGAGCTGCTCCACGGAGAGCAGCCGGAGCGCATGCAGGAGGACAGGCTGCCCCCCGGAGGAGTCATCCGGAAGCACACgctgagcagcagcggcagcagcggcggcggctccaGCGTGGAGCTCCCCGACCCGCACTACGGGGTCATCAAGGTGAAGGAGGAGCCCCTGGATAGCGAGGACGAAAGCTTGGAGGCGGAGAGGAGCTCCTATCTTCACCAGGTCAAAGGGAGGCTGGTGATAAGAGCCATGATCTGA
- the hdac9b gene encoding histone deacetylase 9-B isoform X2, giving the protein MLQTIYEGESSFSTTDGRVGAQPLLYQSRMHNVNSSVEIKSDVPLVVEPISPLDLRTDLRMLGPGSDPGLWERQLQQELLLIQKQQQIQKQLLISEFQKQHEKLTRQHQAQLQEHLKLQQELHTMKQQQELAEKERRLEQQQQLQQQNQQHQQSQQQNQQEKEQERHRRELHISSMNLRAKERARESLTGAVASTEVKQKLQEFLLSKSAKDPTGNGGNHSFIHHPKLWSSHHISLDQSSPPLGGMSPTCHYTLPSPVDGKDDFPLRKTASEPNLKVRSRLKQKVAERRSSPMLKSKDGNLVTPYKKRALELMDSTPTKSAPGSGPSSPIGASSALGAENGPSSLPTTTKTERWPSQPRLFRPESSVSVLSLYTSPSLPNISFGLPTASSPISAAVGLKDRTIESKHGLPGHLLGPVPLQNGLESKVSPSHQALLQHLLQKEQMRQQKMLSTGPGPLSTHPLSPLAMKDCSSSTRPKPPKHRPLSRTQSAPLPQNTLAQLVIQQQHQHFLEKQKQYQQQIHINKLLSKSIEQLRQPSAHLQESKEELLHGEQPERMQEDRLPPGGVIRKHTLSSSGSSGGGSSVELPDPHYGVIKVKEEPLDSEDESLEAERSSYLHQVKGRLVIRAMI; this is encoded by the exons ATGCTGCAGACGATTTACGAGGGCGAGTCAAGTTTCTCCACAACAGACGGCCGCGTTGGAGCCCAGCCGCTCCTTTACCAGAGCAGGATGCACAACGTGAACAGTTCAg TGGAGATTAAGTCCGACGTCCCACTGGTTGTGGAACCCATATCGCCGTTAGACCTGCGCACAGACCTGAGGATGCTGGGGCCAGGTTCGGACCCGGGATTGTGGGAGCGGCAGTTGCAGCAGGAGCTCCTTCTCAtccaaaagcagcagcagatcCAAAAGCAGCTGCTCATCAGCGAGTTCCAGAAACAGCATGAGAAGTTAACCCGTCAGCACCAGGCTCAGCTCCAGGAGCACCTCAAG CTTCAACAGGAGCTCCACACCATGAAACAGCAGCAGGAACTTGCAGAGAAGGAGCGCCGTCtggagcagcaacagcagctgcagcagcaaaACCAGCAGCACCAACAGAGCCAGCAGCAGAACCAGCAGGAGAAAGAGCAGGAGAGGCATCGGCGAGAGCTGCACATCTCCAGCATGAATCTAAGGGCCAAAGAGCGAGCCAGAGAGA GTCTCACAGGTGCAGTGGCCAGTACAGAGGTGAAGCAGAAACTCCAAGAGTTTCTGTTGAGCAAATCAGCAAAGGACCCCACCGGTAATGGTggcaatcattcattcatccaccACCCCAAGCTCTG GTCCTCTCATCATATCTCTCTGGACCAAAGCTCTCCACCACTGGGCGGCATGTCCCCGACCTGCCATTACACTCTGCCATCACCCGTTGACGGCAAGGACGACTTCCCCTTGAGGAAGACAG ccTCCGAGCCCAACCTGAAGGTACGGTCCAGACTGAAACAGAAAGTAGCTGAGAGGCGGAGCAGCCCCATGCTCAAGAGTAAAGATGGCAACCTCGTCACACCGTATAAGAAGAGGGCACTCGAGCTCATGG ACTCCACACCCACAAAAAGTGCCCCTGGCTCCGGCCCCAGCTCCCCCATCGGGGCCTCCAGTGCCTTGGGGGCAGAAAATGGACCCTCCTCTTTGCCTACTACCACAAAAACTGAG CGATGGCCTTCGCAGCCAAGATTATTCCGACCAGAGAGCTCCGTGTCCGTCTTGAGTTTATACACATCCCCGTCCTTACCGAATATTTCTTTTGGGCTTCCAACTGCGTCTTCACCTATCAGC gcgGCTGTTGGCCTAAAAGACAGAACAATAGAGAGCAAGCATGGACTGCCAGGACATCTTCTAGGTCCTGTGCCTCTTCAGAACGGTCTGGAATCCAAAGTGAGCCCCAGTCACCAGGCTCTGCTCCAGCACCTTCTCCAGAAGGAGCAGATGAGGCAGCAGAAGATGCTTTCCACTG GTCCAGGCCCCTTGTCAACCCACCCTCTGTCCCCTCTGGCCATGAAGGATTGCTCATCCAGCACTCGGCCAAAACCACCCAAACATCGGCCCTTGAGCAGGACCCAGTCAGCGCCACTCCCTCAGAACACACTGGCACAACTTGTCATCCAGCAGCAACACCAACACTTCCTGGAAAAGCAGAAACAATACCAGCAGCAAATCCATATAAATAAG CTGCTGTCCAAGTCCATTGAGCAGTTACGTCAACCCAGCGCGCACCTGCAGGAGTCCAAGGAGGAGCTGCTCCACGGAGAGCAGCCGGAGCGCATGCAGGAGGACAGGCTGCCCCCCGGAGGAGTCATCCGGAAGCACACgctgagcagcagcggcagcagcggcggcggctccaGCGTGGAGCTCCCCGACCCGCACTACGGGGTCATCAAGGTGAAGGAGGAGCCCCTGGATAGCGAGGACGAAAGCTTGGAGGCGGAGAGGAGCTCCTATCTTCACCAGGTCAAAGGGAGGCTGGTGATAAGAGCCATGATCTGA
- the hdac9b gene encoding histone deacetylase 9-B isoform X4, with the protein MLQTIYEGESSFSTTDGRVGAQPLLYQSRMHNVNSSVEIKSDVPLVVEPISPLDLRTDLRMLGPGSDPGLWERQLQQELLLIQKQQQIQKQLLISEFQKQHEKLTRQHQAQLQEHLKLQQELHTMKQQQELAEKERRLEQQQQLQQQNQQHQQSQQQNQQEKEQERHRRELHISSMNLRAKERARESAVASTEVKQKLQEFLLSKSAKDPTGNGGNHSFIHHPKLWSSHHISLDQSSPPLGGMSPTCHYTLPSPVDGKDDFPLRKTASEPNLKVRSRLKQKVAERRSSPMLKSKDGNLVTPYKKRALELMDSTPTKSAPGSGPSSPIGASSALGAENGPSSLPTTTKTERWPSQPRLFRPESSVSVLSLYTSPSLPNISFGLPTASSPISAAVGLKDRTIESKHGLPGHLLGPVPLQNGLESKVSPSHQALLQHLLQKEQMRQQKMLSTGPGPLSTHPLSPLAMKDCSSSTRPKPPKHRPLSRTQSAPLPQNTLAQLVIQQQHQHFLEKQKQYQQQIHINKLLSKSIEQLRQPSAHLQESKEELLHGEQPERMQEDRLPPGGVIRKHTLSSSGSSGGGSSVELPDPHYGVIKVKEEPLDSEDESLEAERSSYLHQVKGRLVIRAMI; encoded by the exons ATGCTGCAGACGATTTACGAGGGCGAGTCAAGTTTCTCCACAACAGACGGCCGCGTTGGAGCCCAGCCGCTCCTTTACCAGAGCAGGATGCACAACGTGAACAGTTCAg TGGAGATTAAGTCCGACGTCCCACTGGTTGTGGAACCCATATCGCCGTTAGACCTGCGCACAGACCTGAGGATGCTGGGGCCAGGTTCGGACCCGGGATTGTGGGAGCGGCAGTTGCAGCAGGAGCTCCTTCTCAtccaaaagcagcagcagatcCAAAAGCAGCTGCTCATCAGCGAGTTCCAGAAACAGCATGAGAAGTTAACCCGTCAGCACCAGGCTCAGCTCCAGGAGCACCTCAAG CTTCAACAGGAGCTCCACACCATGAAACAGCAGCAGGAACTTGCAGAGAAGGAGCGCCGTCtggagcagcaacagcagctgcagcagcaaaACCAGCAGCACCAACAGAGCCAGCAGCAGAACCAGCAGGAGAAAGAGCAGGAGAGGCATCGGCGAGAGCTGCACATCTCCAGCATGAATCTAAGGGCCAAAGAGCGAGCCAGAGAGA GTGCAGTGGCCAGTACAGAGGTGAAGCAGAAACTCCAAGAGTTTCTGTTGAGCAAATCAGCAAAGGACCCCACCGGTAATGGTggcaatcattcattcatccaccACCCCAAGCTCTG GTCCTCTCATCATATCTCTCTGGACCAAAGCTCTCCACCACTGGGCGGCATGTCCCCGACCTGCCATTACACTCTGCCATCACCCGTTGACGGCAAGGACGACTTCCCCTTGAGGAAGACAG ccTCCGAGCCCAACCTGAAGGTACGGTCCAGACTGAAACAGAAAGTAGCTGAGAGGCGGAGCAGCCCCATGCTCAAGAGTAAAGATGGCAACCTCGTCACACCGTATAAGAAGAGGGCACTCGAGCTCATGG ACTCCACACCCACAAAAAGTGCCCCTGGCTCCGGCCCCAGCTCCCCCATCGGGGCCTCCAGTGCCTTGGGGGCAGAAAATGGACCCTCCTCTTTGCCTACTACCACAAAAACTGAG CGATGGCCTTCGCAGCCAAGATTATTCCGACCAGAGAGCTCCGTGTCCGTCTTGAGTTTATACACATCCCCGTCCTTACCGAATATTTCTTTTGGGCTTCCAACTGCGTCTTCACCTATCAGC gcgGCTGTTGGCCTAAAAGACAGAACAATAGAGAGCAAGCATGGACTGCCAGGACATCTTCTAGGTCCTGTGCCTCTTCAGAACGGTCTGGAATCCAAAGTGAGCCCCAGTCACCAGGCTCTGCTCCAGCACCTTCTCCAGAAGGAGCAGATGAGGCAGCAGAAGATGCTTTCCACTG GTCCAGGCCCCTTGTCAACCCACCCTCTGTCCCCTCTGGCCATGAAGGATTGCTCATCCAGCACTCGGCCAAAACCACCCAAACATCGGCCCTTGAGCAGGACCCAGTCAGCGCCACTCCCTCAGAACACACTGGCACAACTTGTCATCCAGCAGCAACACCAACACTTCCTGGAAAAGCAGAAACAATACCAGCAGCAAATCCATATAAATAAG CTGCTGTCCAAGTCCATTGAGCAGTTACGTCAACCCAGCGCGCACCTGCAGGAGTCCAAGGAGGAGCTGCTCCACGGAGAGCAGCCGGAGCGCATGCAGGAGGACAGGCTGCCCCCCGGAGGAGTCATCCGGAAGCACACgctgagcagcagcggcagcagcggcggcggctccaGCGTGGAGCTCCCCGACCCGCACTACGGGGTCATCAAGGTGAAGGAGGAGCCCCTGGATAGCGAGGACGAAAGCTTGGAGGCGGAGAGGAGCTCCTATCTTCACCAGGTCAAAGGGAGGCTGGTGATAAGAGCCATGATCTGA
- the hdac9b gene encoding histone deacetylase 9-B isoform X1: MLQTIYEGESSFSTTDGRVGAQPLLYQSRMHNVNSSVEIKSDVPLVVEPISPLDLRTDLRMLGPGSDPGLWERQLQQELLLIQKQQQIQKQLLISEFQKQHEKLTRQHQAQLQEHLKLQQELHTMKQQQELAEKERRLEQQQQLQQQNQQHQQSQQQNQQEKEQERHRRELHISSMNLRAKERARESLTGAVASTEVKQKLQEFLLSKSAKDPTGNGGNHSFIHHPKLWYRSSHHISLDQSSPPLGGMSPTCHYTLPSPVDGKDDFPLRKTASEPNLKVRSRLKQKVAERRSSPMLKSKDGNLVTPYKKRALELMDSTPTKSAPGSGPSSPIGASSALGAENGPSSLPTTTKTERWPSQPRLFRPESSVSVLSLYTSPSLPNISFGLPTASSPISAAVGLKDRTIESKHGLPGHLLGPVPLQNGLESKVSPSHQALLQHLLQKEQMRQQKMLSTGPGPLSTHPLSPLAMKDCSSSTRPKPPKHRPLSRTQSAPLPQNTLAQLVIQQQHQHFLEKQKQYQQQIHINKLLSKSIEQLRQPSAHLQESKEELLHGEQPERMQEDRLPPGGVIRKHTLSSSGSSGGGSSVELPDPHYGVIKVKEEPLDSEDESLEAERSSYLHQVKGRLVIRAMI; this comes from the exons ATGCTGCAGACGATTTACGAGGGCGAGTCAAGTTTCTCCACAACAGACGGCCGCGTTGGAGCCCAGCCGCTCCTTTACCAGAGCAGGATGCACAACGTGAACAGTTCAg TGGAGATTAAGTCCGACGTCCCACTGGTTGTGGAACCCATATCGCCGTTAGACCTGCGCACAGACCTGAGGATGCTGGGGCCAGGTTCGGACCCGGGATTGTGGGAGCGGCAGTTGCAGCAGGAGCTCCTTCTCAtccaaaagcagcagcagatcCAAAAGCAGCTGCTCATCAGCGAGTTCCAGAAACAGCATGAGAAGTTAACCCGTCAGCACCAGGCTCAGCTCCAGGAGCACCTCAAG CTTCAACAGGAGCTCCACACCATGAAACAGCAGCAGGAACTTGCAGAGAAGGAGCGCCGTCtggagcagcaacagcagctgcagcagcaaaACCAGCAGCACCAACAGAGCCAGCAGCAGAACCAGCAGGAGAAAGAGCAGGAGAGGCATCGGCGAGAGCTGCACATCTCCAGCATGAATCTAAGGGCCAAAGAGCGAGCCAGAGAGA GTCTCACAGGTGCAGTGGCCAGTACAGAGGTGAAGCAGAAACTCCAAGAGTTTCTGTTGAGCAAATCAGCAAAGGACCCCACCGGTAATGGTggcaatcattcattcatccaccACCCCAAGCTCTGGTACAG GTCCTCTCATCATATCTCTCTGGACCAAAGCTCTCCACCACTGGGCGGCATGTCCCCGACCTGCCATTACACTCTGCCATCACCCGTTGACGGCAAGGACGACTTCCCCTTGAGGAAGACAG ccTCCGAGCCCAACCTGAAGGTACGGTCCAGACTGAAACAGAAAGTAGCTGAGAGGCGGAGCAGCCCCATGCTCAAGAGTAAAGATGGCAACCTCGTCACACCGTATAAGAAGAGGGCACTCGAGCTCATGG ACTCCACACCCACAAAAAGTGCCCCTGGCTCCGGCCCCAGCTCCCCCATCGGGGCCTCCAGTGCCTTGGGGGCAGAAAATGGACCCTCCTCTTTGCCTACTACCACAAAAACTGAG CGATGGCCTTCGCAGCCAAGATTATTCCGACCAGAGAGCTCCGTGTCCGTCTTGAGTTTATACACATCCCCGTCCTTACCGAATATTTCTTTTGGGCTTCCAACTGCGTCTTCACCTATCAGC gcgGCTGTTGGCCTAAAAGACAGAACAATAGAGAGCAAGCATGGACTGCCAGGACATCTTCTAGGTCCTGTGCCTCTTCAGAACGGTCTGGAATCCAAAGTGAGCCCCAGTCACCAGGCTCTGCTCCAGCACCTTCTCCAGAAGGAGCAGATGAGGCAGCAGAAGATGCTTTCCACTG GTCCAGGCCCCTTGTCAACCCACCCTCTGTCCCCTCTGGCCATGAAGGATTGCTCATCCAGCACTCGGCCAAAACCACCCAAACATCGGCCCTTGAGCAGGACCCAGTCAGCGCCACTCCCTCAGAACACACTGGCACAACTTGTCATCCAGCAGCAACACCAACACTTCCTGGAAAAGCAGAAACAATACCAGCAGCAAATCCATATAAATAAG CTGCTGTCCAAGTCCATTGAGCAGTTACGTCAACCCAGCGCGCACCTGCAGGAGTCCAAGGAGGAGCTGCTCCACGGAGAGCAGCCGGAGCGCATGCAGGAGGACAGGCTGCCCCCCGGAGGAGTCATCCGGAAGCACACgctgagcagcagcggcagcagcggcggcggctccaGCGTGGAGCTCCCCGACCCGCACTACGGGGTCATCAAGGTGAAGGAGGAGCCCCTGGATAGCGAGGACGAAAGCTTGGAGGCGGAGAGGAGCTCCTATCTTCACCAGGTCAAAGGGAGGCTGGTGATAAGAGCCATGATCTGA
- the hdac9b gene encoding histone deacetylase 9-B isoform X5: protein MLGPGSDPGLWERQLQQELLLIQKQQQIQKQLLISEFQKQHEKLTRQHQAQLQEHLKLQQELHTMKQQQELAEKERRLEQQQQLQQQNQQHQQSQQQNQQEKEQERHRRELHISSMNLRAKERARESLTGAVASTEVKQKLQEFLLSKSAKDPTGNGGNHSFIHHPKLWYRSSHHISLDQSSPPLGGMSPTCHYTLPSPVDGKDDFPLRKTASEPNLKVRSRLKQKVAERRSSPMLKSKDGNLVTPYKKRALELMDSTPTKSAPGSGPSSPIGASSALGAENGPSSLPTTTKTERWPSQPRLFRPESSVSVLSLYTSPSLPNISFGLPTASSPISAAVGLKDRTIESKHGLPGHLLGPVPLQNGLESKVSPSHQALLQHLLQKEQMRQQKMLSTGPGPLSTHPLSPLAMKDCSSSTRPKPPKHRPLSRTQSAPLPQNTLAQLVIQQQHQHFLEKQKQYQQQIHINKLLSKSIEQLRQPSAHLQESKEELLHGEQPERMQEDRLPPGGVIRKHTLSSSGSSGGGSSVELPDPHYGVIKVKEEPLDSEDESLEAERSSYLHQVKGRLVIRAMI, encoded by the exons ATGCTGGGGCCAGGTTCGGACCCGGGATTGTGGGAGCGGCAGTTGCAGCAGGAGCTCCTTCTCAtccaaaagcagcagcagatcCAAAAGCAGCTGCTCATCAGCGAGTTCCAGAAACAGCATGAGAAGTTAACCCGTCAGCACCAGGCTCAGCTCCAGGAGCACCTCAAG CTTCAACAGGAGCTCCACACCATGAAACAGCAGCAGGAACTTGCAGAGAAGGAGCGCCGTCtggagcagcaacagcagctgcagcagcaaaACCAGCAGCACCAACAGAGCCAGCAGCAGAACCAGCAGGAGAAAGAGCAGGAGAGGCATCGGCGAGAGCTGCACATCTCCAGCATGAATCTAAGGGCCAAAGAGCGAGCCAGAGAGA GTCTCACAGGTGCAGTGGCCAGTACAGAGGTGAAGCAGAAACTCCAAGAGTTTCTGTTGAGCAAATCAGCAAAGGACCCCACCGGTAATGGTggcaatcattcattcatccaccACCCCAAGCTCTGGTACAG GTCCTCTCATCATATCTCTCTGGACCAAAGCTCTCCACCACTGGGCGGCATGTCCCCGACCTGCCATTACACTCTGCCATCACCCGTTGACGGCAAGGACGACTTCCCCTTGAGGAAGACAG ccTCCGAGCCCAACCTGAAGGTACGGTCCAGACTGAAACAGAAAGTAGCTGAGAGGCGGAGCAGCCCCATGCTCAAGAGTAAAGATGGCAACCTCGTCACACCGTATAAGAAGAGGGCACTCGAGCTCATGG ACTCCACACCCACAAAAAGTGCCCCTGGCTCCGGCCCCAGCTCCCCCATCGGGGCCTCCAGTGCCTTGGGGGCAGAAAATGGACCCTCCTCTTTGCCTACTACCACAAAAACTGAG CGATGGCCTTCGCAGCCAAGATTATTCCGACCAGAGAGCTCCGTGTCCGTCTTGAGTTTATACACATCCCCGTCCTTACCGAATATTTCTTTTGGGCTTCCAACTGCGTCTTCACCTATCAGC gcgGCTGTTGGCCTAAAAGACAGAACAATAGAGAGCAAGCATGGACTGCCAGGACATCTTCTAGGTCCTGTGCCTCTTCAGAACGGTCTGGAATCCAAAGTGAGCCCCAGTCACCAGGCTCTGCTCCAGCACCTTCTCCAGAAGGAGCAGATGAGGCAGCAGAAGATGCTTTCCACTG GTCCAGGCCCCTTGTCAACCCACCCTCTGTCCCCTCTGGCCATGAAGGATTGCTCATCCAGCACTCGGCCAAAACCACCCAAACATCGGCCCTTGAGCAGGACCCAGTCAGCGCCACTCCCTCAGAACACACTGGCACAACTTGTCATCCAGCAGCAACACCAACACTTCCTGGAAAAGCAGAAACAATACCAGCAGCAAATCCATATAAATAAG CTGCTGTCCAAGTCCATTGAGCAGTTACGTCAACCCAGCGCGCACCTGCAGGAGTCCAAGGAGGAGCTGCTCCACGGAGAGCAGCCGGAGCGCATGCAGGAGGACAGGCTGCCCCCCGGAGGAGTCATCCGGAAGCACACgctgagcagcagcggcagcagcggcggcggctccaGCGTGGAGCTCCCCGACCCGCACTACGGGGTCATCAAGGTGAAGGAGGAGCCCCTGGATAGCGAGGACGAAAGCTTGGAGGCGGAGAGGAGCTCCTATCTTCACCAGGTCAAAGGGAGGCTGGTGATAAGAGCCATGATCTGA